The following coding sequences lie in one Oryza brachyantha chromosome 10, ObraRS2, whole genome shotgun sequence genomic window:
- the LOC102703616 gene encoding red chlorophyll catabolite reductase, which yields MLRPQHHLRWPPAPSRPSAVSFPAVPPRGAARIPRAAAPPLRGKTSSALRASSSAAPGAAPADSAMGQESGAVAVAHRDVARALASEAEARLGARRLLLPSSVPPDVAAFRNGAGNAAGSLDVRRGAPGSTIDFMLQSSLHCKVPNGAIDITTLLIFLNTSTDAPHFLMEFIQGSPTSMVVLLDLLPRKDLAFHPEYMEKYYENTQVDKQREKIEELPQARPYRSQSLFVRSSFSPTAILTTIDCGQGGEGALEIVRGQLAAAAKEVLQIWLDSCVDHASEMEDGERESMLKRDQIVRSKSIEVDLTSNLPRMFDPDVANRVIAEIRKAFGVQET from the exons ATGCTCCGGCCACAGCACCACCTCcgctggccgccggcgccctccCGGCCGTCCGCCGTCTCCTTCCCGGCCGTCCCACCCCGCGGCGCGGCCCGGATCCCTCGCGCGGCGGCTCCCCCGCTCAGGGGCAAAACGTCGAGCGCTCTgcgcgcgtcgtcgtcggcggcgccgggtgcGGCTCCCGCGGATAGCGCGATGGGGCAGGAGTcgggggcggtggcggtggcgcaccGGGATGTGGCGCGGGCGCTCGCgtccgaggcggaggcgcggctcggcgcgcggcggctgctgctcccCTCGTCCGtgccgcccgacgtcgccgcgTTCCGCAACGGCGCCGGGAACGCCGCGGGCTCCCTCGACGTGCGCCGCGGCGCCCCGGGATCGACG ATTGATTTCATGCTCCAGTCCTCACTCCACTGTAAAGTCCCAAATGGCGCAATCGACATTACAACTCTTCTCATTTTCCTCAACACCTCAACGGATGCACCACACTTCCTGATGGAGTTTATACAAGGTAGCCCGACTTCGATGGTTGTGCTTCTAGACCTCCTCCCACGGAAAGACCTTGCATTCCATCCAGAATACATGGAGAAATACTATGAGAATACTCAAGTGGACAAACAGAGAGAAAAGATTGAAGAATTGCCGCAGGCCCGTCCATACCGATCACAATCTCTCTTCGTGCGCAGCTCCTTTTCGCCGACAGCAATACTGACGACCATTGACTGTGGACAAGGAGGGGAGGGTGCATTGGAGATAGTGCGTGGTCAACTGGCAGCAGCTGCCAAGGAGGTTCTTCAGATTTGGCTTGATAGTTGTGTCGATCATGCTTCAGAAATGGAAGacggcgagagagagagcatgCTAAAGAGGGACCAAATTGTAAGGTCTAAGTCAATCGAGGTCGATCTGACTTCAAATTTGCCGAGAATGTTTGATCCCGATGTCGCAAACCGAGTCATAGCTGAAATCCGGAAGGCCTTTGGGGTACAAGAGACCTAG